In the genome of Cryptomeria japonica chromosome 8, Sugi_1.0, whole genome shotgun sequence, one region contains:
- the LOC131857487 gene encoding LRR receptor-like serine/threonine-protein kinase GSO1 has protein sequence MCFLGLRHSELSSLHQLKHLDLSFNYFEGQISKHISSLHNLTYLDLSCAGADLDGSILWRLGNLSQLQVIDLATKIYLEDEISYSWYDCGPVYSPSLKWTENVRGLKHLSLQGVELNMTGKQLEAPLSRLHSLHHLNLKDCSLSGHIPNALRNLTSLSHLHLGWNEFTSRLPTWLGNMTGLVSIHFDLCDLTGPFPSSLSRLPHLKEIKLVDNKITGNIRQILTCEAWPQLTRFTLSFSNVTGSLPPCIGNLSALQCLALEANSLNGQIPASVGLLSALVYLRLSYNLLIGNVPSELGGISSLEVLYVDHNQLNGSIPNSLGYLSRLSSIDLANNNLEGSISLHFFENATRLVDLKLSENKLTVHIEPEWIPPMQFKNLQLSSCDIGGLIPAFLSTQFRLQILDLGNNSLFGNIPAWLGDLPNLAVIFLSHNNLQGELPSSFDISYHEEIYLDHNMLTGSLPIPSVPASDLELLDLSQNRFTGFIPVEIGSLLPNIEFFLYSENDLRGDIPTSIGFLQKLRDLDLSGNNFEGKIPSSLTNCTALKKLNLANNKLSGEIPSKIGRLRQLEKLHLSDNMLKGNLPSDVQNCWKLQTLDVANNSLSGNIPLWLGQLSDLMILVLRSNKFHGWIPHALGNLSTLHVLDISHNNLTGAIPPELGKLTGMMDGEAGGSAVLNGRRSSRGRSYYFKEEIILTNKRLNLVYGYPVILLITSIDLSSNQLSGDIPSEIGNLKHLHVLNLSGNSLTGEIPVSFGLLEQLESLDLSNNKLRGRIPGQMVPLSFLSCFIVSNNMLCGTIPSGSQFSTFNSTYFSGNPGLCGFPVDKRSCSCDDNSSAGMPPVSEDEEEEEEEEIPWYWYVSWMASFAVGFWGEFGVLCLKKKWRVIYIRVLDGYAVGLLNILSLRK, from the coding sequence ATGTGTTTTCTTGGTCTTCGACATTCGGAGCTTTCTAGTCTACACCAACTGAAGCATCTCGATCTCAGCTTCAATTATTTTGAAGGCCAGATTTCAAAGCATATATCCTCCCTTCACAACTTGACTTATCTCGACTTGTCTTGTGCTGGTGCTGATCTGGATGGTAGTATTCTGTGGCGTCTGGGAAATCTTTCCCAACTGCAAGTTATAGATCTTGCTACAAAGATTTACCTCGAGGACGAGATTTCATATAGCTGGTATGATTGTGGACCTGTCTATAGTCCCAGTTTGAAGTGGACAGAGAATGTGCGAGGGTTAAAGCATTTGTCACTTCAAGGGGTCGAACTGAACATGACGGGGAAGCAATTAGAAGCACCACTTTCTAGGCTCCATAGCCTTCACCACCTCAACCTCAAAGACTGTTCTCTGTCGGGGCACATCCCCAATGCTTTACGAAACCTCACCTCGCTCTCCCATCTCCATCTTGGCTGGAACGAGTTTACTTCCAGGTTGCCCACATGGCTGGGAAATATGACTGGTTTAGTATCCATTCACTTTGACCTCTGTGACCTGACGGGGCCATTCCCTTCAAGTCTTTCCCGTTTGCCTCATCTGAAAGAGATTAAGTTGGTCGACAACAAAATAACTGGAAATATAAGACAAATATTGACATGTGAAGCGTGGCCCCAGCTTACCAGATTTACTCTATCTTTCTCTAATGTTACAGGAAGTTTGCCACCTTGCATTGGAAATCTGTCTGCCCTTCAATGCCTTGCTCTTGAAGCCAACTCATTGAATGGACAAATTCCAGCTTCAGTTGGATTGCTTTCAGCCTTGGTTTATCTCAGACTCTCTTATAATCTGCTGATCGGCAATGTGCCTTCTGAGTTGGGTGGGATTTCCTCTTTGGAAGTGCTTTATGTAGACCACAATCAGCTTAACGGTAGCATTCCCAATTCTCTTGGATATCTTAGCCGACTTTCTAGCATTGATCTCGCTAACAACAATTTAGAAGGCTCGATTTCTCTTCATTTCTTTGAAAATGCTACCAGGCTTGTTGACCTCAAGCTCTCCGAAAATAAATTGACTGTTCATATTGAGCCCGAATGGATACCTCCAATGCAGTTTAAAAATTTGCAATTGAGTTCTTGTGATATTGGGGGTCTCATTCCGGCATTCCTGTCAACACAATTTAGGCTGCAAATTTTGGATCTCGGCAACAACAGTCTTTTTGGAAACATTCCAGCTTGGCTTGGGGACCTTCCAAATTTGGCAGTTATTTTCCTGTCCCATAATAACTTGCAAGGTGAACTCCCTTCCAGCTTTGATATAAGTTACCATGAGGAGATATATTTGGATCATAATATGTTGACTGGTTCTCTTCCGATTCCTTCTGTGCCTGCATCAGATTTGGAATTGTTGGACTTGTCCCAGAATAGATTCACCGGCTTTATCCCAGTGGAGATTGGTTCGCTTCTTCCTAACATTGAGTTCTTCTTATACTCTGAAAATGATTTAAGAGGTGATATTCCTACTTCCATCGGTTTTCTGCAAAAGCTACGGGATTTGGATCTATCAGGTAACAACTTTGAAGGTAAAATACCATCAAGCCTCACCAACTGCACAGCTTTGAAAAAACTAAATCTGGCAAACAATAAATTAAGTGGGGAGATTCCATCTAAGATAGGAAGGCTACGCCAACTCGAAAAGCTTCATCTCAGTGACAACATGCTTAAGGGGAACTTGCCATCTGATGTCCAAAACTGTTGGAAATTGCAGACTTTGGATGTGGCAAATAACTCCTTGTCTGGGAACATACCTCTTTGGTTAGGACAGCTTTCTGACTTGATGATACTTGTTTTAAGGTCAAACAAATTCCACGGGTGGATACCACATGCATTAGGCAATCTTTCAACTCTCCATGTCTTAGATATCTCCCACAATAATTTGACTGGTGCTATCCCACCAGAGTTGGGGAAGTTGACAGGTATGATGGATGGAGAAGCGGGAGGATCAGCAGTCTTAAATGGTCGTCGGTCCTCTCGTGGTCGttcatattattttaaggaagaGATCATTTTGACTAACAAAAGATTGAACCTAGTCTATGGGTATCCTGTAATCTTACTTATAACatccattgatctttcttcaaaTCAGCTTTCAGGTGACATCCCTTCAGAAATTGGCAACCTTAAGCATTTACATGTCCTGAATTTGTCAGGTAATAGTCTTACAGGAGAGATTCCAGTAAGTTTTGGCTTGTTAGAGCAGTTAGAATCATTGGATCTTTCTAATAATAAATTGCGTGGAAGAATCCCAGGTCAGATGGTACCACTTTCCTTTTTGAGTTGCTTCATTGTGTCCAACAACATGCTCTGTGGAACAATCCCATCAGGGTCTCAGTTCTCCACATTTAATTCTACTTACTTTTCAGGAAACCCTGGTCTGTGTGGGTTTCCAGTTGACAAGAGATCATGCAGTTGTGATGACAACTCATCTGCAGGTATGCCACCGGTTTCCGAagatgaagaggaggaagaggaagaagaaatcCCATGGTATTGGTATGTAAGTTGGATGGCAAGCTTTGCTGTTGGATTCTGGGGAGAGTTTGGAGTCCTTTGCCTGAAAAAGAAATGGCGAGTAATATACATTAGAGTCCTAGATGGATATGCCGTAGGTCTTCTGAATATATTGTCACTCAGAAAATAA